One part of the Desulfonema ishimotonii genome encodes these proteins:
- a CDS encoding TAXI family TRAP transporter solute-binding subunit — MKKQLGISLIMAVLSIFCLSALTLAGEKTGELKPSTLTWVAGGVGGGWYVQAGGIARLITEKEPKLVVKVVPGGGVVNPVRVARHKDDLGWGITFVDRMALDGLAPVYKRSNPDVRALGGIFGIYHIHIVAPKDKGIKTFGELAEMVRAGKSIRVAAPMRGTSDLPLMETIFKFYGISLKDIEAAGGKVFNSVYADMVTLYKDRHVDFVFTHLGLPGAAVTEMFISRDSTLLSLSDECIAHCHDTLGTLAKDSGHAVIPAKTYQGQADAVPTVVSAGELLVNKDVPDAVAYTLIKIICENKEELYKINEANKFFVPETGWSDVAVPLHPGAEKYYKEAGFMK; from the coding sequence TTGAAAAAACAATTGGGTATCTCTCTTATCATGGCCGTGCTTTCGATTTTCTGTCTCTCCGCACTCACCCTGGCCGGTGAAAAAACCGGGGAACTCAAACCGTCCACCCTGACCTGGGTGGCGGGCGGTGTGGGCGGCGGCTGGTATGTGCAGGCCGGCGGCATTGCACGGCTGATCACCGAAAAGGAACCAAAACTCGTCGTCAAAGTGGTGCCGGGCGGCGGTGTGGTCAATCCGGTCCGGGTGGCACGCCACAAGGATGATCTGGGATGGGGTATCACCTTTGTGGACCGGATGGCCCTGGATGGCCTGGCCCCGGTCTACAAGAGGAGCAACCCCGATGTCCGGGCGCTGGGCGGCATCTTCGGCATCTACCACATCCACATTGTCGCTCCCAAAGATAAGGGGATTAAAACCTTCGGGGAGCTGGCGGAAATGGTCAGGGCCGGAAAGTCCATCAGGGTGGCGGCCCCCATGCGCGGCACGTCCGATCTGCCGCTGATGGAGACGATTTTCAAATTTTACGGCATCAGCTTAAAGGATATCGAAGCAGCCGGGGGCAAGGTGTTCAACTCCGTTTATGCGGACATGGTGACGCTTTACAAGGACCGACATGTGGATTTCGTGTTTACCCACCTGGGCCTGCCGGGCGCAGCCGTGACGGAAATGTTCATCAGCCGGGATTCGACCCTGCTCTCCCTCTCGGATGAGTGCATTGCCCATTGCCATGACACCCTCGGCACACTGGCCAAAGATTCCGGCCATGCGGTCATTCCGGCAAAGACCTATCAGGGACAGGCCGATGCCGTGCCGACTGTTGTCTCGGCCGGCGAGCTGCTCGTCAATAAGGACGTGCCCGATGCCGTGGCCTACACCCTCATTAAAATTATCTGCGAAAATAAAGAGGAACTTTATAAAATCAACGAGGCCAACAAGTTCTTTGTTCCCGAAACCGGCTGGTCCGACGTGGCCGTGCCCCTCCATCCGGGCGCAGAGAAATACTACAAAGAGGCGGGCTTTATGAAATAG
- a CDS encoding TRAP transporter permease, with protein MMRKLSGWQSRAVGGWLVTLSLFQLYTAFFGIMQPRLQRGTHLLFLLPAAFLLFPATKKSPRDRIPLTDVALAILALLPPLYVIACNDALNLRLEFVDPITTPELILGTLNIVLLLEAVRRAVVPAMAILISIFVGYLFIAPWLPGVFYCKPTPFAEIVEMQYLITDAGIFGTITGVSATFVALFVIFGAVMELTKTGQLFTDLACRLAGKSPGGPAKIAVISSGLFGSISGVAAANVYATGTFTIPLMKSLGYRRRFAGAVEAAASTGGMLMPPVMGAGAFVMAEITGVPYLRIVLAALLGSILFYTSLVLKVHFTALRENMRGLDDADIVSFGHIARNSYLMLPLIMLMVLLFRGFSPYVAANGAIAISFLTSFFKKDTMMTPGRIWALLELSGANMVMIALACAGAGMVVSIVTHTGLALGIASVITGWSGGHMFPALLLIMVTSLILGMGLPCTPAYIIAITIGGPALLSMGCDVLPAHLFVFYFAILAGITPPVCVPAYCGAAIAGSKPLQTGFEAFRLATVGFLIPYVFVYNHALLMQGSAMEIITLAIILLMAVVFLAGGLTSYMGRELNPFERALLLCIAAGLTVICTRPGIINLMAVRGAAFLAVMALAIRFTLKIQKGKKLVKAN; from the coding sequence ATGATGAGAAAACTGAGCGGCTGGCAGAGCCGGGCGGTGGGCGGCTGGCTTGTCACACTCTCCCTGTTCCAACTCTACACCGCCTTTTTCGGCATAATGCAGCCCCGGCTGCAACGCGGCACGCACCTGCTATTTCTCCTGCCGGCCGCCTTTCTCCTGTTCCCGGCAACAAAAAAATCCCCCAGAGACAGAATTCCGCTCACGGATGTGGCGCTGGCGATTCTGGCGCTGCTGCCACCGCTCTATGTTATTGCCTGTAACGATGCCCTGAATCTCCGCCTTGAATTTGTCGATCCGATCACAACCCCGGAACTGATTCTCGGCACACTCAATATCGTTTTGCTGCTGGAAGCGGTCCGGCGCGCAGTCGTGCCCGCAATGGCGATACTGATCAGCATATTTGTGGGCTACCTCTTTATCGCCCCCTGGCTGCCCGGTGTGTTTTACTGCAAGCCCACGCCCTTTGCCGAAATCGTTGAGATGCAGTACCTGATTACGGATGCGGGCATCTTCGGCACCATTACGGGCGTATCCGCAACCTTTGTCGCCCTGTTTGTCATCTTCGGGGCCGTGATGGAACTGACCAAAACCGGCCAGTTGTTTACGGATCTGGCGTGCAGGCTGGCAGGCAAAAGTCCGGGCGGACCGGCCAAGATCGCAGTGATCAGCAGCGGCCTGTTCGGCTCCATCAGCGGCGTTGCCGCCGCCAATGTCTATGCCACCGGCACCTTTACCATCCCCCTGATGAAAAGCCTGGGCTACCGGAGACGGTTTGCCGGAGCCGTGGAGGCTGCCGCATCCACGGGCGGAATGCTCATGCCGCCGGTCATGGGGGCCGGCGCGTTTGTCATGGCCGAGATTACCGGTGTGCCCTATCTCAGAATCGTGCTGGCCGCCCTGCTCGGCTCCATCCTCTTTTACACCAGCCTGGTGCTGAAGGTCCATTTCACAGCCCTCAGAGAAAACATGCGGGGCCTGGACGATGCGGATATCGTCTCCTTCGGCCACATTGCCAGAAACTCCTACCTCATGCTCCCGCTGATCATGCTGATGGTGCTGCTGTTCAGGGGATTTTCTCCCTATGTGGCGGCCAACGGCGCCATCGCCATCTCATTCCTGACCAGCTTTTTCAAAAAAGATACCATGATGACCCCCGGAAGAATCTGGGCGCTTTTGGAGCTGAGCGGGGCCAACATGGTGATGATCGCCCTGGCCTGTGCCGGAGCCGGAATGGTCGTCAGCATCGTCACCCATACCGGGCTGGCCCTGGGCATCGCCTCGGTCATTACCGGATGGTCCGGGGGCCACATGTTTCCGGCCCTGCTGCTGATTATGGTCACATCGCTGATTCTGGGAATGGGCCTGCCCTGTACCCCGGCCTACATCATCGCCATCACCATCGGCGGACCGGCCCTGCTCTCCATGGGCTGCGACGTCCTGCCTGCTCATCTCTTTGTCTTCTATTTCGCCATACTGGCAGGCATCACCCCGCCCGTCTGCGTTCCCGCCTACTGCGGCGCGGCCATTGCCGGGTCAAAGCCGCTTCAGACCGGATTCGAGGCCTTCAGACTGGCGACGGTGGGTTTTCTCATTCCCTATGTGTTCGTGTATAACCACGCACTCCTGATGCAGGGCAGCGCGATGGAAATCATCACCCTCGCCATCATTCTGCTGATGGCTGTGGTCTTTCTGGCGGGCGGGCTGACCAGTTACATGGGCCGGGAGCTGAACCCCTTTGAACGGGCGCTTCTGCTGTGTATCGCCGCCGGTCTCACCGTAATATGTACCCGGCCCGGCATTATAAACCTGATGGCGGTGCGGGGGGCGGCGTTTCTTGCGGTTATGGCGCTGGCCATCCGGTTTACGCTGAAAATACAAAAGGGAAAGAAGTTGGTGAAGGCCAATTAA
- a CDS encoding NAD(P)/FAD-dependent oxidoreductase yields the protein MKTETADVIIIGGGVIGASVAFHLARKKISVIVLEAEDLASGSSGACDGLVFLQSKKPGIHLQLAMESKKRFDQLQAAFPFSVEYKNNGGMVVIETEAELEAMRLFVAEQREIGLDVSLLDTGEARELEPGLSPAILGATCSPLDGQINPIALTLAFARAAQMRGARIFPHTPARAIDVRQGRVRAVKTDRDRFGADTVVNAAGVFAPEIGKMAGIDIPVRPRRGQLLVTEAGEPVLRRCLISARYIAAKFNPELAKSGGQGVSVEQTASGNLLLGSTREFVGFDKGTTPEGIRAIAGRAARLLPCLRQMNVIRAFAGLRPYTPDGLPILGPAEGLDGFVIAAGHEGDGIALSAITGELIAQLIAEGHTDIPLDDFSPGRFA from the coding sequence TTGAAAACAGAGACAGCGGATGTCATCATCATCGGCGGCGGCGTCATCGGCGCGTCTGTCGCCTTTCACCTGGCCCGGAAAAAAATCAGCGTCATTGTGCTGGAAGCGGAAGATCTGGCATCAGGCAGTTCCGGGGCCTGCGACGGGCTGGTCTTTTTGCAGTCCAAAAAGCCGGGGATTCACCTTCAGCTTGCAATGGAGAGCAAAAAGCGGTTTGATCAGCTGCAGGCGGCCTTTCCGTTTTCCGTTGAATACAAAAACAACGGCGGCATGGTCGTCATTGAAACCGAGGCCGAGCTTGAGGCCATGCGCCTCTTTGTGGCGGAGCAGCGGGAAATCGGGCTGGATGTGTCGCTGCTCGACACCGGAGAGGCCCGTGAACTGGAGCCGGGCCTCTCCCCCGCCATTCTGGGGGCGACCTGTTCGCCGCTGGACGGCCAGATCAACCCCATTGCCCTGACCCTCGCCTTTGCCCGTGCCGCTCAGATGCGCGGCGCGAGAATATTTCCCCACACACCGGCGCGGGCGATCGACGTGCGGCAGGGCCGGGTCCGGGCCGTGAAAACCGACCGGGACCGGTTCGGGGCGGATACGGTGGTCAATGCCGCCGGGGTATTCGCCCCTGAAATCGGAAAAATGGCCGGGATCGACATCCCTGTCAGGCCGAGGCGGGGCCAGCTTCTGGTGACGGAAGCCGGGGAGCCTGTGTTACGCCGGTGCCTGATTTCAGCCCGGTATATCGCCGCCAAATTCAACCCGGAACTGGCAAAAAGCGGCGGCCAGGGCGTATCCGTCGAGCAGACAGCCAGCGGCAATCTGCTGCTGGGGTCCACCCGCGAATTCGTCGGCTTTGACAAAGGGACAACCCCTGAGGGCATCCGCGCCATTGCCGGGCGGGCGGCCCGGCTCCTGCCATGCCTGAGACAGATGAACGTGATCCGGGCCTTTGCCGGATTGCGCCCCTACACGCCGGACGGGCTGCCGATTCTGGGACCGGCCGAAGGGCTGGACGGCTTTGTCATCGCCGCGGGCCATGAGGGGGACGGTATCGCCCTGTCGGCCATTACCGGTGAGCTGATCGCCCAGCTGATCGCCGAGGGCCACACCGATATTCCCCTTGATGATTTCAGTCCGGGCCGGTTTGCCTGA
- a CDS encoding (2Fe-2S)-binding protein, with protein MMEDLRIQSVLRGEKITIRVNGQPVVAYEGESVHAALLAAGHRVFRQSRNGAGARGIFCGMGVCYECLVTINGVPNRRACMCPVEDGMEVVIHGQ; from the coding sequence ATGATGGAAGATTTACGGATTCAATCCGTTTTGCGGGGAGAGAAGATCACCATACGGGTCAACGGGCAGCCGGTTGTTGCCTACGAGGGGGAGAGCGTCCACGCGGCCCTGCTGGCGGCAGGTCACCGGGTGTTCCGCCAGAGCAGAAACGGCGCAGGCGCACGGGGGATCTTCTGCGGCATGGGCGTCTGTTATGAGTGTCTGGTGACCATTAACGGCGTGCCGAACCGGCGGGCCTGTATGTGCCCGGTCGAAGACGGGATGGAGGTGGTGATTCATGGGCAGTAA
- a CDS encoding NAD(P)/FAD-dependent oxidoreductase, whose translation MGSKSYDVVIIGGGLAGLAAADLLAGHRLRVLLLDENVHSGGQLLRKTALKPGRKTGSDPDRLKRIGFELRDRVCRKEIDIMRRGRVPGIWPDRQLWIEDDQGRVSDLTAEFIILATGAREKFLPFRGWTLPGVISTGAAQILMKSAGVLPARETLIAGLGPLIYILAGEILRNGGRASAVLDRAFPADKIALSPLWLHQIPKLAEGAICMARLLSSKVPLRQRTGIVEARGRRQLESVVTAKVDRDGRFVTGTETVYQTDTLAVGCGFTANTELPRMAGCDLEYRPEKGGWVTCVDDGLETSEKNIYAAGEITGIAGGGKSYVEGQMAALSILSRLGLGKADRIRRQFSALARAREHQVRFGAFLNTLCRISPASYAAIPDDTLICRCEDVTMGQIRQAIRSGAATPAALKKATRSGMGNCQGRTCGPVLHDILGACTPESSAPRGPLSVRAPVKPVNLGALAGPGSAETQSRSSIPCRSEKIR comes from the coding sequence ATGGGCAGTAAGTCATACGACGTGGTCATCATCGGTGGCGGACTTGCCGGGCTGGCGGCTGCGGACCTGCTGGCCGGGCACCGGCTCAGGGTGCTGCTGCTGGATGAGAATGTTCACTCCGGCGGGCAGTTGCTGCGAAAGACCGCCCTGAAGCCGGGCCGGAAAACCGGATCTGACCCGGACCGGCTGAAGCGGATCGGGTTTGAGCTGCGGGACCGGGTCTGCCGGAAGGAGATCGACATCATGCGCCGTGGGCGGGTGCCGGGGATCTGGCCCGACCGGCAGCTCTGGATTGAAGACGATCAGGGCCGGGTGTCCGATCTGACGGCGGAATTCATCATCCTCGCCACCGGGGCCAGGGAAAAATTTCTGCCCTTCAGGGGCTGGACCCTGCCCGGCGTGATCTCCACGGGCGCAGCCCAGATTCTGATGAAAAGCGCCGGCGTACTGCCGGCCCGGGAAACCCTGATCGCCGGTCTGGGGCCGCTGATCTACATTCTGGCCGGGGAGATTCTCAGAAACGGGGGGCGGGCGTCAGCGGTTCTGGACCGGGCCTTTCCGGCGGACAAGATTGCGCTTTCCCCCCTGTGGCTGCATCAGATCCCCAAGCTGGCCGAGGGGGCGATCTGCATGGCCCGGCTGCTCTCATCAAAGGTTCCCCTCCGGCAACGGACCGGTATTGTCGAAGCCAGGGGGCGGCGTCAGCTTGAATCGGTTGTCACCGCAAAAGTGGATCGGGACGGACGGTTTGTCACCGGCACGGAGACCGTTTATCAGACCGACACCCTGGCCGTCGGCTGCGGCTTTACGGCCAATACCGAACTGCCCCGGATGGCCGGATGCGACCTTGAATACCGGCCGGAAAAGGGCGGATGGGTGACCTGCGTGGATGACGGTCTGGAGACATCTGAAAAAAATATCTACGCGGCCGGCGAGATTACCGGGATTGCCGGGGGCGGGAAATCCTATGTCGAAGGGCAGATGGCCGCGCTTTCGATCCTCTCCCGGCTCGGTCTGGGAAAGGCGGACCGTATCCGCAGGCAATTTTCGGCCCTGGCCCGGGCGCGGGAACATCAGGTGCGCTTCGGCGCTTTTCTGAATACCCTCTGCCGGATTTCCCCGGCCAGCTACGCGGCCATCCCGGATGACACCCTGATCTGCCGGTGTGAAGATGTGACCATGGGCCAGATCCGGCAGGCAATCCGCAGCGGGGCTGCCACGCCCGCCGCCCTGAAAAAGGCGACCCGGAGCGGCATGGGCAACTGTCAGGGGCGAACCTGCGGGCCGGTTCTGCATGATATTCTGGGGGCCTGCACCCCGGAATCATCTGCACCCCGTGGCCCGCTGTCGGTGCGTGCCCCTGTGAAACCGGTGAATCTGGGCGCGCTGGCCGGACCGGGTTCCGCCGAAACGCAGTCCCGGAGTTCTATCCCGTGCCGCTCTGAAAAAATCCGCTGA
- the infC gene encoding translation initiation factor IF-3 — MAEPIRFYSIYLKILFFINSGGVEIARPKRTDRVNINRQIRAREVRVIDPDGNQIGVVPTDKALAAAKDFGLDLVEVSPNAKPPVCKIMDYGRFKYEQTKKQQEAKKKQSTFQVKEIKVRPKTGDHDLGVKLGHIRKFLDKKDKVKVTVMFRGREITLSQAGRELLKRIAESLEDVAVVEQYPKFEGRTMMMILAPKS; from the coding sequence TTGGCAGAGCCGATCCGCTTTTATTCTATCTATCTAAAAATATTGTTTTTTATAAATTCGGGAGGTGTGGAAATAGCTAGGCCAAAACGAACAGACAGGGTCAATATCAATCGCCAGATACGGGCAAGAGAAGTCCGGGTGATTGATCCTGACGGCAATCAAATCGGTGTTGTCCCAACGGACAAAGCGCTCGCAGCGGCTAAGGATTTCGGCCTTGACCTGGTAGAGGTTTCTCCGAATGCGAAACCGCCTGTTTGCAAAATTATGGATTATGGGCGGTTTAAGTACGAGCAGACCAAAAAACAGCAAGAGGCCAAAAAGAAACAGAGTACTTTTCAGGTTAAAGAGATAAAAGTTCGCCCGAAAACCGGGGATCATGATCTGGGTGTGAAGCTCGGCCATATCAGAAAGTTTCTTGATAAGAAAGACAAGGTCAAGGTGACCGTTATGTTCCGGGGGCGTGAAATTACGCTCTCCCAGGCGGGACGGGAACTGTTGAAAAGGATTGCTGAATCGTTGGAAGATGTGGCCGTTGTAGAGCAATATCCAAAATTTGAAGGCCGGACGATGATGATGATCCTGGCGCCGAAAAGCTGA
- the rpmI gene encoding 50S ribosomal protein L35, with amino-acid sequence MPKIKTNRAAAKRFKKTGTGKFVYGKSHASHILTKKSRKRKRSLRKTYIIDKTNERELRQLMPNG; translated from the coding sequence ATGCCGAAGATAAAAACCAATCGTGCAGCGGCAAAGCGTTTCAAAAAGACGGGCACTGGCAAATTTGTCTATGGAAAATCCCATGCCAGCCATATTCTGACCAAAAAGAGCCGGAAACGGAAACGGTCACTGAGAAAAACATACATCATTGACAAAACCAATGAGAGAGAGCTGAGACAGCTGATGCCCAACGGCTAG
- the rplT gene encoding 50S ribosomal protein L20 — translation MRIKRGFKARRRRKKVLKLAKGFRGGRSKLFRTAADSVDKALMYAYRDRKVRKRDFRRLWIARINAATRMNDLSYSKFIHGLKLADVELDRKVLAELAISDPACFSEIVGMAAARI, via the coding sequence ATGCGTATCAAAAGAGGATTTAAAGCAAGAAGACGCCGTAAAAAGGTTCTGAAACTGGCCAAAGGATTCCGGGGCGGCCGCAGCAAACTGTTTCGCACGGCGGCAGACTCCGTTGACAAGGCGCTCATGTACGCCTACCGGGACCGCAAAGTCCGCAAACGGGATTTCAGAAGACTCTGGATTGCCCGGATCAACGCCGCAACCCGCATGAATGACCTGAGCTACAGCAAATTCATCCACGGACTGAAGCTGGCCGACGTTGAGCTGGACCGCAAGGTGCTGGCCGAGCTGGCAATTTCCGATCCGGCCTGCTTTTCTGAAATTGTGGGGATGGCGGCTGCCCGGATATAG
- the pheS gene encoding phenylalanine--tRNA ligase subunit alpha: MGLKVEKDIEQIREEALTGLAGASDTEGIRALSVQYLGRKGVITHFLRNISGLPPEKRPGAGKRANEVKKELDAAFKTALAALEASSASGTGDIDVSLPGRAPAQGFLHPLTRITREICDIFTRLGFDIAEGPEVEQDYYNFEALNIPKNHPARDMQDTFYVSDNIVLRTQTSPMQIRVMETEKPPVRIIAPGKVYRCDSDLTHTPMFSQVEGLLVDEKISFGDLKGILTTFVHQMFDEKISLRFRPSFFPFTEPSAEVDILCVMCRGKGCRVCSHTGWLEVLGSGMVHPAVFENVGYDTDRYTGFAFGMGVERIAMLKYGIDDIRKYFDNDFRFLRQF; this comes from the coding sequence GTGGGACTTAAAGTGGAAAAGGACATCGAGCAAATCAGAGAAGAGGCGCTGACCGGACTGGCGGGCGCTTCGGATACGGAAGGCATCAGGGCGCTTTCCGTGCAATACCTGGGACGCAAGGGCGTTATCACGCATTTCTTAAGGAACATCTCAGGTCTTCCGCCGGAAAAACGACCGGGTGCCGGAAAGCGGGCCAACGAAGTCAAAAAGGAGCTGGATGCGGCCTTTAAGACGGCCCTGGCGGCCCTTGAGGCGTCATCCGCTTCCGGAACCGGCGACATTGACGTGTCCCTGCCCGGCAGAGCGCCGGCTCAGGGATTTCTGCATCCGCTGACCCGGATCACCCGCGAGATCTGTGACATCTTCACCCGGCTGGGGTTTGACATTGCGGAGGGGCCGGAGGTCGAGCAGGACTACTACAATTTTGAGGCTCTGAACATCCCCAAGAATCACCCGGCACGGGACATGCAGGACACGTTCTATGTATCGGACAACATCGTTCTGAGAACCCAGACATCCCCCATGCAGATCCGGGTGATGGAAACGGAGAAACCGCCGGTGCGGATCATCGCGCCCGGCAAGGTCTACCGGTGTGACTCGGACCTGACCCATACGCCCATGTTCAGCCAGGTCGAGGGGCTGCTGGTGGATGAGAAGATCAGCTTCGGCGATCTGAAGGGGATACTGACCACCTTTGTTCACCAGATGTTTGACGAAAAGATCTCCCTGCGGTTCCGGCCCAGCTTTTTCCCCTTCACCGAACCGAGCGCCGAGGTGGATATTCTCTGTGTGATGTGCCGGGGCAAGGGATGCCGGGTCTGTTCCCATACCGGATGGCTGGAGGTGCTGGGGTCCGGCATGGTCCATCCGGCTGTGTTTGAAAACGTGGGCTATGATACGGATCGCTATACCGGCTTTGCCTTTGGCATGGGCGTGGAGCGGATCGCCATGCTCAAATACGGCATTGACGATATTCGGAAATATTTTGACAATGATTTCAGATTTCTGAGGCAGTTTTAA
- the pheT gene encoding phenylalanine--tRNA ligase subunit beta: MIVSLSWLKEYVPVEMAVSELAEGLTMAGLEVDSVSDRYAWLETVRVGRVLSVSAHPNADRLKLCDVDLGDRTVRVVCGAPNVCQDMLAPLALPGTRFPGGMVLAKGVIRGEASEGMLCSETELELGDDKGGIMVLPPDRTVGEALNRALGLSDPVIEIDLTPNRPDCLSLIGTAREVAAMSGHRVTLPKIRLPEGEKDIADFAAVTIDAPDHCPRYAARLIENVKIGPSPFWLQDRLISVGLRPISNIVDITNFVMMETGQPLHAFDFDNLAEHRIVVRTAEAGEHFTTLDGKERTLSGDTLMICDGQKPVAVAGVMGGLNSEIEATTTRVLIESACFDPASVRKTAKKLGLNTDASHRFERGVDPDGTLRAMDRAAQLMVEVAGGTLIRGRIDAHPVTVKNHPVDMRVSAINRRLGTSLSRDEMAEMLAGIEFEVRQEADADRLTVLAPSFRVDIGRTEDISEEIARLRGYNNIPVTFPPLPAEAPNHTPQFVFRNRVRDMMAGFGFAEAISYSFISDQSCDRLCFKADDPRRRMLTILNPLTEDQSVMRTTLIPGLLETMQRNLARQNRNLKLFEVGKIFLSNGQERLPKEIEMLAGLWTGTRSDTAWHTAESACDFYDLKGAVEGLFAALGVKDTEFTAHAPDECDNTRPGHTARILAGGQALGIIGEVSPQVLKHYDLKQTAFIFELNLDMLAPFVSDCKQAAPIPKYPATDRDITIIVDRSVEASAILSYVKGLKAPLLEDIFLFDVYEGEKIPEGKKSISFRLVYRSLHKTLQDDDVTEVHQQISDQLPVQFNAVFPG, encoded by the coding sequence ATGATAGTCAGTCTGAGTTGGTTAAAAGAGTATGTCCCGGTTGAAATGGCGGTCTCCGAACTGGCGGAGGGCCTGACCATGGCCGGTCTGGAGGTGGATTCGGTATCGGACCGGTATGCCTGGCTGGAAACGGTGCGGGTGGGCCGTGTTCTGAGCGTCTCCGCCCATCCCAATGCCGACCGGTTAAAACTGTGCGATGTGGATCTGGGCGACCGGACCGTCCGGGTCGTATGCGGTGCGCCCAACGTCTGTCAGGATATGCTGGCCCCCCTGGCCCTGCCCGGCACCCGGTTTCCCGGCGGCATGGTGCTGGCAAAAGGCGTCATCCGGGGAGAAGCCTCGGAGGGGATGCTGTGCAGCGAAACCGAACTGGAGCTGGGAGACGACAAAGGCGGCATCATGGTGCTGCCCCCGGACCGGACTGTGGGCGAAGCCCTGAACCGGGCTTTGGGACTGTCCGACCCGGTCATTGAGATCGACCTGACGCCCAACCGCCCCGACTGCCTCAGCCTGATCGGAACGGCCCGCGAAGTGGCGGCCATGTCGGGACACAGGGTGACGCTGCCGAAAATCCGGCTCCCCGAAGGCGAAAAGGATATCGCCGATTTTGCCGCTGTCACCATTGACGCGCCGGATCACTGTCCCCGGTATGCGGCCCGGCTGATTGAAAATGTTAAAATCGGCCCTTCGCCCTTCTGGCTTCAGGACCGCCTGATCTCCGTGGGCCTCCGCCCCATCAGCAACATCGTGGACATCACCAATTTCGTGATGATGGAGACCGGACAGCCCCTTCACGCCTTTGACTTCGACAACCTGGCCGAACACCGGATTGTGGTCCGGACAGCTGAGGCGGGCGAACACTTCACCACTCTGGACGGCAAAGAACGGACGCTCTCCGGGGATACGCTGATGATCTGTGACGGGCAGAAGCCGGTGGCCGTGGCCGGTGTCATGGGCGGTCTCAACTCCGAGATTGAGGCCACAACCACGCGGGTTCTTATCGAAAGCGCCTGTTTCGATCCGGCCAGTGTGCGGAAGACCGCCAAAAAACTGGGCCTGAATACCGATGCCTCCCACCGGTTCGAGCGGGGCGTTGACCCGGACGGAACCCTTCGGGCCATGGACCGGGCCGCGCAGCTCATGGTCGAAGTGGCCGGCGGCACCCTCATCCGGGGCCGGATCGACGCGCATCCGGTAACGGTTAAAAACCATCCGGTTGACATGCGTGTGTCCGCCATCAACCGAAGGCTCGGCACGTCTCTGAGCCGCGATGAGATGGCCGAGATGCTGGCGGGTATCGAATTTGAGGTCCGGCAGGAGGCGGATGCGGACCGGCTGACGGTGCTGGCCCCCTCCTTCCGGGTGGACATCGGGCGGACCGAGGATATCTCCGAGGAGATCGCCCGGCTCCGGGGCTACAACAACATCCCGGTCACCTTTCCGCCCCTGCCCGCCGAAGCACCGAACCACACACCGCAGTTTGTCTTCAGGAACCGGGTCAGGGACATGATGGCCGGATTCGGATTTGCCGAAGCCATCAGCTACAGTTTTATCTCTGATCAGTCCTGTGACCGACTCTGCTTTAAAGCCGATGACCCCAGACGGCGCATGCTCACCATTCTCAACCCGCTGACCGAAGATCAGAGCGTGATGCGGACCACTCTGATTCCGGGATTGCTGGAGACCATGCAGCGGAATCTGGCGCGGCAGAACAGGAACCTGAAGCTGTTTGAGGTGGGCAAAATATTCCTCAGCAACGGCCAGGAGCGCCTGCCGAAAGAGATTGAGATGCTGGCCGGACTCTGGACCGGCACACGCTCCGATACGGCCTGGCACACCGCTGAAAGCGCGTGTGATTTCTACGACCTCAAGGGGGCGGTGGAAGGACTTTTTGCCGCTCTGGGGGTTAAGGATACCGAGTTCACAGCCCATGCGCCGGACGAATGCGATAACACGCGGCCCGGCCACACGGCGAGAATTCTGGCAGGCGGCCAGGCCCTCGGCATTATCGGCGAGGTCAGCCCGCAGGTGCTGAAACACTACGACCTGAAACAGACCGCCTTCATATTCGAGCTGAACCTGGATATGCTGGCCCCGTTTGTTTCGGACTGCAAACAGGCCGCACCCATCCCCAAATATCCGGCAACCGACCGGGATATCACGATCATCGTGGACCGGAGTGTGGAAGCCTCCGCCATTCTCTCCTATGTGAAGGGGCTGAAAGCGCCGCTGCTGGAAGATATCTTTCTGTTTGACGTGTACGAGGGCGAAAAGATTCCGGAGGGGAAGAAGAGCATCTCATTCCGTCTCGTCTACCGGTCCCTTCACAAGACGCTTCAGGATGACGATGTCACAGAGGTGCATCAGCAGATATCCGACCAGCTTCCGGTGCAGTTCAACGCTGTCTTTCCGGGGTAA